In Dyadobacter subterraneus, a single genomic region encodes these proteins:
- a CDS encoding arylsulfatase produces MSNMKSLVVVKSSKVATRFYERVFSFVLLFFITSVTGFAQTKPNIVFILTDDQGWGDLSINGNTNVQTPNIDKLARDGARFSRFYVAPLCAPTRAGLLTGRYHYNAGVYGVSNSKEFLNLDEVTLADLFKKSGYATGCFGKWHNGSQYPYHPNGRGFDEFYGFLSGHYANYFDTMLDHNGEPVRSKGFITDDLTDKAIGFIEKNKDKPFVCYVPYNAPHSPFQVPDKYYDRVKARGLKQFSQNISQEDPEVTISALAMCENIDDNVGRILKKLDDLKLTENTIVIYMTDNGPNSWRWNGNMKGRKGVADEGGVRAPFFIRWPGVIPAGKIVIDNAAYIDILPTLTDFAGISTSGTKPLDGVSLKSLLKGEKNTLPERYLFSSINKFNSVRKWPYLVSEGNLYDLAKDSTQSKNIAAEFPDIYKDLSSRLNSWYKESMARIDTVRWIPVGYQQFPKTTLPSQDAKLFRSKTGTLSYSASAPNSSWIANWNDTDSYALWDVDVHTSGKYKLNILYTIPEANAGSTFDIIFNSKSISGTITEPFDPPLLPSPDRVKRNGESYEKVFKTKFVGSWELEKGKGQIKLQAKQLKGNRFADIRAIELILIK; encoded by the coding sequence ATGAGTAATATGAAATCTTTGGTTGTCGTAAAATCTTCAAAAGTTGCGACCCGTTTTTATGAACGGGTTTTCAGTTTTGTTCTATTATTTTTCATTACTTCGGTTACCGGATTTGCTCAAACAAAACCAAATATTGTCTTTATTCTTACAGATGATCAGGGCTGGGGAGATTTGAGTATCAATGGAAATACAAATGTGCAAACCCCAAATATTGATAAACTCGCCAGAGATGGCGCCCGTTTCTCCAGATTTTATGTTGCACCGCTTTGCGCACCCACCCGGGCAGGACTTTTAACTGGTCGCTATCATTACAATGCAGGTGTATATGGCGTTTCTAATTCCAAAGAATTCCTGAATCTTGATGAAGTTACGCTGGCTGATCTTTTTAAAAAGTCTGGTTATGCGACGGGCTGCTTTGGAAAATGGCATAACGGAAGTCAGTATCCATATCATCCAAACGGTCGGGGCTTTGATGAATTTTATGGTTTTTTGAGCGGGCATTATGCGAATTATTTTGATACCATGCTTGATCATAATGGTGAACCGGTGCGCAGTAAAGGTTTCATTACGGATGATCTGACCGATAAAGCGATCGGTTTTATTGAGAAAAATAAAGACAAGCCTTTTGTATGTTATGTGCCTTATAATGCGCCGCATTCGCCTTTTCAGGTTCCTGACAAATATTACGACCGTGTTAAAGCCAGAGGTTTGAAACAATTCAGCCAGAATATCAGTCAGGAAGATCCGGAAGTAACCATTTCTGCTTTGGCGATGTGTGAAAATATTGATGACAATGTGGGCCGGATTTTGAAAAAACTGGATGACCTTAAACTGACAGAAAATACGATTGTAATCTACATGACCGATAATGGTCCTAATTCCTGGCGTTGGAATGGAAATATGAAAGGCAGGAAAGGTGTAGCTGATGAAGGCGGCGTGCGTGCACCGTTTTTTATCCGCTGGCCAGGCGTTATCCCAGCAGGAAAAATTGTAATTGACAACGCCGCTTACATCGATATTCTTCCAACGCTTACAGATTTTGCAGGAATATCAACCTCCGGTACAAAACCACTGGATGGTGTTAGTTTGAAGTCATTGTTAAAAGGCGAGAAAAACACGTTGCCTGAAAGATATCTTTTTTCTTCTATTAATAAATTTAACAGTGTTAGGAAATGGCCCTATCTTGTCTCAGAAGGTAATTTGTATGATTTAGCAAAAGATTCAACCCAAAGCAAAAATATTGCGGCTGAATTTCCGGATATCTACAAAGACCTTTCCAGCCGGTTGAATTCCTGGTACAAAGAGTCGATGGCGAGAATTGATACGGTCCGCTGGATTCCTGTCGGTTACCAACAATTTCCCAAAACAACATTACCATCTCAGGACGCGAAATTATTTAGATCAAAAACAGGAACATTATCATACAGCGCATCTGCACCGAATTCTTCCTGGATAGCGAACTGGAACGACACAGATTCTTATGCACTATGGGATGTAGATGTGCATACTTCGGGAAAGTATAAACTGAATATTCTATATACCATTCCGGAAGCCAATGCAGGAAGTACTTTTGATATTATATTCAATTCAAAATCGATCTCCGGCACCATTACAGAACCTTTCGATCCGCCGCTTTTACCAAGCCCCGACCGTGTGAAGAGAAATGGTGAATCTTATGAAAAGGTGTTTAAAACGAAATTTGTAGGAAGTTGGGAGCTGGAAAAAGGAAAAGGTCAAATCAAACTTCAAGCAAAACAATTGAAAGGAAATCGTTTTGCAGATATTCGCGCGATTGAATTGATACTTATAAAGTAG
- a CDS encoding arylsulfatase has translation MKFNFIFGLLLTGSTFTTFAQKNKKADTRPNIVLIMVDDMGYSDIGSYGSEIQTPNLDNLAKEGIRFREFYNNSICAPTRASLITGQYPHKAGIGYFDINLGLPAYQGYLNKESLTFAEVLRNSGYSTLMSGKWHVGSDSTAWPNQRGFDHFYGFIKGASNYFDIGEYGQAPPVDLIKDNKRITLKSGLYLTNEITNNALEFLDDQSKTEKPFFLYLAFNAPHWPLQALPEDIAKYKGRYSIGWDSLRVERIKKQKAIGISDPKQAIAKRDPEVPLWGNLTYSEKQLWEKKMEVYAAMVDRVDQNIGRLRDKLKELKKDDNTLIVFISDNGAQGGYSPTGRRKPQRNTGPIGTAGSYEYQEQSWAYVSNTPHTKYKDNMHEGGISAPFIAWFPKQIKGGNIVKGTGHLIDLAPTFYEFASAAYPAKLNGATANPLAGKSLVPVLTGKTESVERGEPIFWERAGNRAVRKGKWKIVSTYPAYKWELYDLEKDRGENNDVSAANIEVVNELSADYFKWADKTGVVDYDKIKPANQIGFPTPAAAGAAANPAARRANVE, from the coding sequence ATGAAATTTAATTTTATCTTTGGTCTGCTTTTAACGGGCAGTACTTTCACTACGTTTGCCCAAAAAAATAAAAAAGCAGATACCCGGCCCAACATCGTCCTGATTATGGTTGATGATATGGGTTATTCTGATATAGGTTCCTATGGTTCCGAAATCCAGACGCCCAACCTGGATAATCTTGCCAAAGAGGGAATCCGTTTCCGCGAGTTTTACAACAATTCCATTTGTGCACCTACGCGCGCTTCTCTGATCACAGGTCAATATCCGCACAAAGCCGGAATCGGTTATTTTGACATCAATTTGGGTTTACCTGCTTATCAGGGATATTTAAATAAAGAATCTTTAACTTTCGCCGAGGTACTTAGAAATTCTGGTTACAGTACTTTAATGAGCGGAAAATGGCACGTTGGAAGTGACAGTACTGCCTGGCCAAATCAACGCGGTTTTGATCATTTTTATGGTTTTATAAAAGGAGCCAGCAATTATTTTGATATTGGAGAATATGGTCAGGCGCCACCCGTTGACTTGATCAAGGATAACAAAAGAATTACGTTGAAATCGGGTTTATATCTTACCAACGAAATCACCAACAATGCCCTTGAATTTCTGGATGATCAAAGCAAAACGGAAAAACCATTTTTCCTGTATCTGGCTTTCAATGCGCCGCACTGGCCTTTGCAGGCATTGCCGGAAGATATTGCAAAATACAAGGGCCGTTACAGCATAGGGTGGGATTCACTTCGTGTTGAACGCATCAAAAAACAAAAAGCGATTGGCATTTCAGATCCGAAACAAGCGATTGCAAAACGCGACCCGGAAGTTCCGCTTTGGGGCAATCTGACTTACAGCGAAAAGCAGCTTTGGGAAAAGAAAATGGAAGTTTACGCAGCCATGGTTGACCGGGTTGACCAGAATATTGGACGTCTGAGAGATAAATTGAAAGAATTGAAAAAAGATGATAATACACTCATCGTTTTTATTTCGGACAATGGAGCGCAAGGCGGTTATTCTCCAACAGGACGCAGAAAACCACAGCGTAACACCGGCCCGATCGGGACTGCCGGCTCTTATGAATACCAGGAACAAAGCTGGGCATATGTTTCCAATACGCCGCATACCAAGTATAAGGATAATATGCACGAAGGCGGAATCAGCGCTCCTTTTATCGCTTGGTTCCCAAAGCAAATCAAAGGCGGAAATATCGTAAAAGGAACAGGTCATCTTATTGATCTTGCACCAACATTTTACGAATTTGCAAGTGCCGCATATCCTGCAAAACTAAACGGCGCAACAGCAAATCCGCTCGCAGGAAAAAGTCTGGTACCGGTATTGACAGGCAAAACAGAATCGGTTGAAAGAGGTGAGCCGATATTCTGGGAACGTGCCGGTAATCGTGCGGTAAGAAAAGGAAAATGGAAAATTGTTTCAACTTACCCGGCTTACAAATGGGAGCTTTACGATCTGGAAAAAGACCGCGGCGAAAACAATGATGTATCTGCTGCCAATATTGAAGTTGTGAATGAATTGTCTGCGGATTATTTCAAGTGGGCGGATAAAACCGGGGTTGTGGATTATGACAAGATCAAACCTGCAAACCAGATAGGTTTTCCAACGCCTGCTGCCGCCGGCGCTGCTGCAAATCCGGCTGCAAGACGGGCAAATGTTGAGTAG
- a CDS encoding sulfatase family protein, translating into MKKILLSVILLSGPAVTFAQQKTTKPNIVVIMADDLGYGDIGTFGATDIRTPNIDNLATKGIKFTSFYSTSPVCSPSRAALITGRYPKRLGIDHVFFPESFTGIPAEEVTIAEALKGNGYKTAIFGKWHLGHHKSFLPLQNGFDEYYGIPYSNDMMGVVYLKGNDVDSIKVNQNYITKTYTSKAVKFIDKNKDKPFFLYITHNMPHVPLYASPAFEGKSKRGLYGDVIEEIDWSVGEVVKALKKNRLEENTLVVFTSDNGPWLIFDVEGGSAGPLRQGKGTTFEGGQRVPTVASWPGKIKPGTVYDDLALQLDLYPTIISLTGSQKTETKKPLDGEDISPVLFGTGKRKGKEFAYYSYGKIEAYRNGDWKIRLPQPDTKVNGITVVPATDTLLFNLKTDIGEKNNLLKSNLAKAKELLVSLDLFKKKLGQTPPALVQQMPADNSHIKKRAERAAAKGSK; encoded by the coding sequence ATGAAGAAGATTTTATTAAGCGTAATTTTACTTTCCGGGCCGGCAGTTACTTTTGCACAGCAAAAAACAACAAAGCCAAATATCGTCGTCATTATGGCTGATGATTTAGGTTATGGTGATATTGGAACATTTGGAGCAACAGATATCAGAACACCAAACATTGATAATCTGGCAACAAAGGGAATCAAATTTACTTCATTTTATTCTACCTCCCCGGTTTGCAGTCCTTCAAGAGCTGCCTTGATTACAGGGCGTTACCCAAAGCGATTAGGCATCGATCACGTATTTTTTCCTGAAAGTTTTACCGGAATCCCAGCCGAAGAAGTTACGATAGCGGAAGCTTTGAAAGGAAATGGTTATAAAACAGCGATTTTCGGAAAATGGCATCTTGGACACCATAAATCGTTTTTGCCGTTACAAAATGGTTTTGACGAATACTATGGAATTCCATATAGTAATGATATGATGGGCGTTGTTTACCTGAAAGGTAATGATGTAGATAGTATTAAAGTCAACCAGAATTATATCACAAAAACTTATACCAGCAAAGCGGTAAAATTTATTGATAAGAATAAAGACAAACCGTTTTTCCTATACATAACGCACAATATGCCGCACGTTCCGTTGTACGCTTCACCTGCGTTTGAAGGGAAGTCCAAACGAGGTTTGTATGGTGATGTGATCGAGGAAATTGACTGGAGTGTAGGAGAAGTTGTGAAGGCTTTAAAGAAAAACCGTCTGGAAGAAAATACGCTCGTTGTTTTCACAAGTGATAATGGACCCTGGCTGATTTTTGATGTGGAAGGCGGTTCTGCCGGTCCATTGAGACAAGGAAAGGGCACAACTTTTGAAGGCGGACAACGCGTGCCGACGGTGGCATCATGGCCTGGAAAAATTAAACCCGGAACTGTTTATGATGATCTTGCTTTGCAGCTTGATTTGTATCCGACCATCATCAGCCTGACTGGAAGTCAGAAAACGGAGACCAAAAAACCACTTGACGGGGAAGATATCAGTCCGGTATTGTTTGGAACTGGAAAACGGAAAGGAAAAGAATTTGCTTATTATTCTTATGGCAAAATCGAGGCTTACAGAAATGGCGATTGGAAGATCCGTTTGCCGCAGCCGGATACAAAAGTTAATGGAATAACGGTTGTTCCTGCAACAGATACACTTTTGTTCAATCTCAAAACGGATATTGGTGAAAAGAATAATCTTCTGAAGTCAAATCTGGCAAAAGCAAAAGAATTGCTTGTCTCGCTAGACCTATTTAAGAAAAAACTAGGTCAGACACCGCCTGCTTTGGTGCAGCAGATGCCTGCTGATAATAGTCATATTAAAAAACGTGCAGAAAGAGCAGCGGCGAAAGGCAGTAAGTAA
- a CDS encoding arylsulfatase: MKRIFRIFSVIFFAGSVNLHAQKTISKKPNIILIMTDDQGYGDFGFTGNPYVKTPNIDNLAARSVRLTNFHNSPVCAPTRASLLTGRYAQRTGVHDTYNNGAIMATEEITIAEILGQNGYKTGIVGKWHLGDNYPFRPSEQGFQYSLVHGGGGIGQPGDLIENFTRPDSSYFNTVLSENNKHVFPKGYCTDIFTDAALDFVKENKSAPFFLYVSYNAPHDPLQLPKKYEDLYKDLKFDSDLDKDPKKSWSKMLEKDKENARKVYGMATNIDDNVGRILAEIKKQNLEENTIVIFLTDNGNQQLRFNTGFRGLKGSVYEGGTHVPFLISGKGFIPENKDLNGLTAHVDLLPTLLEAVNIPFPKTIKGDGKSVFKQILGKQEAPQRTFYNTWNRGWPEPYRNAAIYQGNYKLVASEATQDDINTFGLFNLKMDPFEENNLVKSDIDLALKLKNILDSTFKDISASPHLSPRRIEVGTIHENPGILTRQDLGGTGVRNWTGDNALGIWTVRVLEDGFYDFKAINIKPIPKGTRSLIRLGQIQRSKFVNDESKTVSFTNIFLKKGDYDIESWFETVAAINSPYYLEVLKQK; this comes from the coding sequence ATGAAAAGAATTTTCAGGATATTTTCCGTCATTTTCTTTGCAGGCTCGGTCAATCTGCATGCACAAAAAACAATTTCCAAAAAGCCCAATATAATCCTGATCATGACCGATGATCAGGGTTATGGCGATTTTGGATTTACCGGAAATCCTTATGTAAAAACGCCTAACATAGATAACCTGGCCGCAAGATCGGTCAGGTTAACTAATTTTCACAATTCTCCCGTCTGCGCACCCACACGCGCGAGCCTGCTCACCGGACGATATGCGCAGCGCACAGGTGTTCATGATACCTACAATAACGGCGCGATCATGGCGACAGAGGAAATTACAATTGCAGAAATTCTTGGTCAGAACGGCTACAAAACCGGTATTGTCGGGAAATGGCATTTGGGAGATAATTATCCTTTTCGTCCTTCTGAACAAGGTTTTCAGTACAGTTTGGTACACGGTGGCGGAGGGATTGGCCAGCCGGGCGATTTAATTGAAAATTTCACCAGACCTGACAGCAGTTATTTCAATACCGTACTTTCCGAGAACAATAAACATGTTTTCCCAAAAGGTTATTGTACTGATATTTTCACAGATGCGGCTCTTGATTTCGTGAAAGAAAATAAGTCGGCGCCGTTTTTCCTGTACGTTTCCTATAATGCGCCGCATGATCCTTTGCAGCTTCCAAAGAAATATGAAGACCTCTACAAAGACCTGAAATTTGATTCTGATCTGGATAAAGATCCAAAAAAATCCTGGTCGAAAATGTTGGAAAAAGATAAGGAAAATGCACGGAAAGTGTATGGAATGGCGACTAACATTGACGATAACGTAGGCCGGATCCTTGCAGAAATAAAAAAACAAAATCTGGAAGAAAATACGATTGTGATTTTTCTGACAGATAATGGAAATCAGCAATTACGCTTTAATACAGGTTTTCGTGGTTTGAAAGGTTCAGTATATGAAGGAGGCACGCATGTGCCATTTCTTATTTCCGGTAAAGGTTTTATTCCTGAAAATAAGGATCTGAATGGTTTGACAGCACATGTTGATTTACTTCCGACACTTTTAGAGGCAGTCAATATTCCCTTTCCAAAAACAATTAAAGGAGATGGAAAATCAGTTTTTAAACAAATATTGGGAAAACAGGAGGCGCCGCAACGGACTTTTTACAATACCTGGAATCGTGGCTGGCCTGAACCTTACCGGAATGCAGCAATATATCAGGGCAATTACAAATTGGTAGCATCCGAAGCTACTCAGGATGATATTAACACCTTCGGACTTTTCAATCTTAAAATGGATCCGTTTGAAGAAAATAATCTGGTAAAAAGCGATATAGATCTTGCGTTAAAGTTGAAAAATATACTTGACAGCACTTTTAAAGATATTTCAGCCAGTCCGCATTTGAGTCCAAGAAGAATTGAAGTAGGAACTATTCATGAAAATCCAGGTATCCTGACGCGTCAGGATTTAGGTGGAACCGGTGTAAGAAACTGGACTGGCGACAATGCGCTTGGCATCTGGACTGTAAGGGTTTTGGAGGATGGTTTTTATGACTTCAAAGCGATAAACATAAAACCAATTCCCAAAGGAACGCGCTCATTAATCAGGTTAGGACAGATTCAGCGAAGCAAATTTGTTAATGACGAAAGTAAAACTGTTTCTTTCACCAATATTTTTTTGAAAAAAGGGGATTATGATATTGAATCGTGGTTTGAAACAGTTGCTGCGATAAACAGCCCGTATTATCTCGAAGTTTTAAAACAGAAATAG
- a CDS encoding sulfatase family protein has translation MKLKYIFLSKLMLLGVYGAKAQTGKNVSRPNIIFIYTDDQRFDALSIVQKEQGEKARFPWFKTPNLDRIAAEGVRFRNAFVINSLCSPSRSTMLNGRYNHLNGIANNHTGLKDTTVTYATEIRKAGYQTAFFGKWHMGNETGKRPGFDYSASFVGQGKYFDCPVEINGVTLPTKGWIDDVSTTNALNYIRENKDKIFLVTLAFKSGHGPFQPPVRHKDLFSDAILTKPVSESLNSPFQDQIDSGKKAPAAQQKKDGSWTENNDEKIRNYFRALTGIDDNVGRLLATLDSLHLDQNTVVIFSSDNGFFFGEHGLGDKRAAYDESIRIPLLVKYPARFPKGKLIDKIVLNLDDAPSILDLAGVKTPATFQGKSWVPLIEDKAKDWRTSFLYEYFYETPYNVPTIKAVRTETGKLVQYPGETGWSELYDLTKDPNETNNLYNTAAGNKLKAQLGKELEKQEKAVGYVDPEYADPKPLDEHGKYKRPQKELIP, from the coding sequence ATGAAATTAAAATATATATTTCTTTCGAAGCTGATGCTTTTGGGTGTTTACGGAGCAAAAGCACAAACCGGGAAAAATGTTAGTCGCCCTAATATTATCTTCATTTATACAGATGATCAGCGGTTTGACGCACTTAGTATTGTGCAAAAGGAGCAGGGTGAAAAGGCACGGTTTCCTTGGTTTAAAACACCAAATCTGGATCGGATTGCGGCGGAAGGTGTGCGTTTCAGAAATGCATTTGTGATCAATTCTTTATGCTCACCGAGCCGTTCAACCATGTTAAATGGCCGGTATAATCACCTGAATGGCATTGCAAATAATCATACAGGACTGAAAGACACAACGGTAACCTACGCCACAGAAATACGTAAAGCAGGTTACCAGACCGCATTTTTTGGAAAATGGCATATGGGAAATGAAACCGGGAAAAGACCCGGTTTTGACTATTCGGCAAGCTTTGTAGGGCAGGGGAAATATTTTGATTGCCCTGTCGAAATCAATGGCGTAACACTGCCTACCAAAGGCTGGATCGACGACGTTTCTACAACGAATGCGCTAAATTATATCAGAGAAAATAAAGATAAAATTTTTCTTGTAACGCTGGCATTTAAATCCGGACACGGACCTTTTCAGCCACCCGTAAGGCATAAGGATTTGTTTTCAGATGCAATTTTGACAAAACCAGTTTCAGAAAGTCTGAATTCTCCTTTTCAGGATCAGATTGATTCCGGGAAAAAAGCTCCGGCGGCGCAACAGAAAAAAGATGGTTCGTGGACAGAAAATAATGACGAGAAAATCAGGAATTATTTCAGGGCGCTGACAGGTATTGATGACAATGTCGGTCGTTTGTTGGCTACTCTGGATTCCCTGCATCTGGATCAAAATACCGTAGTGATTTTTTCAAGTGATAACGGGTTTTTCTTTGGTGAGCACGGATTGGGAGACAAACGTGCAGCTTATGATGAATCCATTCGAATTCCGTTGCTGGTAAAATATCCGGCAAGATTCCCGAAAGGTAAACTGATTGATAAAATTGTATTAAATCTGGATGATGCTCCTTCGATTCTCGATTTAGCCGGCGTCAAAACGCCTGCCACATTCCAGGGAAAAAGCTGGGTGCCTTTGATTGAAGACAAGGCGAAAGACTGGCGGACATCGTTTCTGTATGAATATTTTTACGAAACCCCATATAATGTTCCTACGATTAAAGCGGTGAGAACGGAGACCGGGAAACTGGTGCAGTATCCCGGTGAAACGGGCTGGTCGGAATTATACGATTTGACAAAGGACCCTAACGAAACAAACAACTTGTACAATACCGCCGCAGGCAACAAGCTGAAAGCCCAGCTTGGAAAAGAACTTGAAAAACAGGAAAAAGCGGTTGGATATGTTGATCCGGAATATGCAGATCCGAAACCGTTGGATGAACACGGAAAATACAAACGTCCTCAGAAAGAGCTGATACCGTAA
- a CDS encoding sulfatase: MKRKYFKCILLLVAVVWVNQVFGQVVSSRKQNERPNILFILVDDWGWTDLSSAGSKYYETPNIDKLAKEGLSFTQAYSAGPNCAPSRSSLMTGKFPPRHGIFTVANSDRGDSSERKLIPIKNETVLNPSFTTIAEELKTAGYNTGLIGKWQLGEKEEGADAHAQGFDYVIGGTEGTPSYFYPYAAKKAEQISPLEGITSGEKGEYLTDRLTDEAVKFLDKNKEKPFFLYLSYFSVHTPIQAKEEIIQKYKNKKGDEFHNNPVYAAMIESTDQGIGKVLKSLETLNLDKNTLVIFYSDNGGMGEVTAQHPLRGSKGMLYEGGIRVPLIVKWPGKTDAGAKTDVPVIGIDFYPTLLEVAEVNKPINSEFDGHSFTPLLLGKTIPSRDIFWHFPGYLEAYKGDKRNKDAFRTRPTSVIRSGDFKLHEFYEDGRIELYNIREDIGESVDLAKKNPTQTKLLKAKLEAWKKKVNAKIPTKINPEYAPETSENKPAESKHINLN; encoded by the coding sequence ATGAAACGAAAATATTTCAAATGCATCCTGCTGCTCGTTGCAGTTGTATGGGTTAATCAGGTTTTCGGACAGGTAGTTTCTTCCCGAAAGCAAAATGAAAGACCAAACATCCTGTTCATTTTAGTGGACGACTGGGGGTGGACGGATCTGAGTTCTGCCGGCAGCAAATATTATGAAACACCCAATATTGATAAGCTGGCCAAGGAGGGACTAAGTTTTACACAGGCTTATTCCGCCGGTCCAAACTGTGCGCCCAGCCGCTCATCTTTAATGACAGGAAAATTTCCGCCGAGACACGGAATTTTTACGGTCGCTAATTCCGACCGAGGAGACTCATCAGAACGGAAATTAATTCCAATTAAAAATGAAACGGTACTAAATCCATCTTTTACCACCATTGCAGAAGAACTGAAAACCGCCGGCTACAACACGGGACTGATCGGAAAATGGCAGTTGGGGGAAAAGGAAGAAGGGGCTGATGCGCATGCCCAGGGTTTTGATTACGTTATTGGCGGAACCGAAGGGACGCCATCATATTTCTATCCTTACGCAGCCAAAAAAGCCGAACAAATTTCTCCGCTGGAAGGAATTACTTCCGGTGAAAAAGGAGAATATCTTACGGACAGATTAACGGATGAAGCTGTGAAATTTCTGGACAAGAATAAGGAAAAGCCATTTTTTCTTTATTTATCATACTTCTCGGTCCATACACCGATTCAGGCGAAAGAGGAAATTATTCAAAAATATAAAAACAAAAAGGGTGATGAATTTCACAACAATCCGGTTTATGCCGCTATGATTGAAAGTACGGATCAGGGCATCGGAAAAGTATTGAAATCGTTGGAAACGCTTAATCTTGACAAGAATACACTGGTTATTTTTTATTCGGATAATGGTGGAATGGGAGAGGTCACCGCCCAGCACCCTTTACGCGGATCGAAGGGAATGTTATATGAAGGCGGAATTCGCGTTCCGTTAATTGTGAAGTGGCCGGGAAAAACTGATGCGGGTGCTAAAACAGATGTTCCGGTTATAGGAATTGATTTTTATCCCACATTGCTTGAAGTTGCAGAGGTTAACAAGCCAATAAATTCCGAATTTGACGGACATAGTTTTACACCGCTTTTGTTGGGAAAAACGATTCCATCGAGAGATATTTTCTGGCATTTCCCCGGGTATCTGGAAGCGTACAAAGGAGACAAGAGAAACAAAGATGCTTTCCGCACAAGACCAACCAGCGTAATCCGTTCCGGGGATTTTAAGCTTCATGAATTTTACGAGGATGGCCGGATTGAGCTTTATAATATCAGGGAAGACATTGGCGAATCCGTTGATCTGGCGAAGAAAAATCCGACGCAAACCAAATTGTTGAAAGCAAAACTTGAAGCCTGGAAAAAGAAAGTCAATGCCAAAATCCCTACAAAAATAAATCCTGAATACGCTCCTGAAACATCTGAAAATAAACCTGCTGAATCTAAACACATAAATCTCAACTGA
- a CDS encoding sulfatase — MKSITYFLTLLVFSGQVLHAQQKEPARKKYNVLFIAADDLNNDLGCYGNNFVKSPNIDRLAKRGVLFDKAYTQFPLCSPSRSSLLTGQRPDVTGIYELQTHFRKNLPDIVTLPQLFKNNDYYSARVGKIYHYGVPGQIGTDGLDDPISWDHKVNPKGRDKAEEGNVKNLTPNRPLGSALAYLATEGTDEEQTDGLSANEAIKILEEKKNEPFFLAVGFFRPHSPYVAPKKYFNMYDLDKVPLPKEIANDLDDIPEAALFTKPSHWGLKEAERREAQRAYYATISFMDAQVGKLLDALDRLKLSDNTIIVFWSDHGYNVGQHGQWMKQSLFENSARVPLIISVPGGNKGKVSGRTVELLDIYPTLADLCGLDPKQKLQGKSLMPLLKTPTAKWDKPAYTQVLRGKIMGRSVRTERYRYTEWDEGKAGVELYDHQKDPDEFYNLAKSVAQAKTVNELAMLLKKAFSAQP; from the coding sequence ATGAAATCAATAACATATTTTTTAACACTGTTAGTTTTTTCGGGTCAAGTGCTTCATGCACAGCAAAAAGAACCGGCCAGAAAAAAATATAATGTTTTGTTTATAGCCGCTGATGATCTGAATAATGATCTGGGTTGTTATGGAAATAATTTTGTGAAATCACCAAACATTGACAGGCTTGCAAAAAGAGGGGTTTTATTTGATAAAGCTTACACGCAATTCCCGCTTTGCAGTCCGAGCCGCTCATCTTTGTTAACGGGTCAGCGCCCTGATGTAACGGGAATTTATGAATTGCAGACTCATTTCCGGAAAAATCTTCCGGACATTGTGACTCTGCCACAACTTTTTAAAAACAACGATTATTACAGCGCAAGAGTTGGTAAAATTTATCATTACGGAGTTCCTGGCCAAATCGGTACAGACGGACTGGACGATCCGATTTCCTGGGATCACAAAGTAAATCCGAAGGGAAGAGATAAAGCAGAAGAAGGAAACGTCAAAAATCTGACACCAAACCGTCCGCTTGGAAGTGCGCTTGCATATCTGGCCACAGAAGGAACTGATGAGGAGCAAACGGATGGGTTGTCTGCAAATGAAGCGATCAAAATTTTGGAAGAAAAGAAAAACGAGCCATTCTTTCTGGCTGTCGGATTTTTCAGACCGCATTCTCCTTATGTAGCGCCTAAGAAATATTTCAATATGTATGATCTTGACAAAGTTCCGCTTCCAAAGGAAATTGCCAATGATCTTGACGATATTCCGGAGGCAGCTTTATTTACAAAACCTTCACACTGGGGACTTAAAGAAGCCGAACGCAGAGAAGCGCAGCGCGCTTACTATGCCACGATTTCGTTCATGGACGCGCAGGTAGGAAAACTGCTTGATGCACTTGACCGGTTAAAATTGTCAGACAACACCATTATCGTTTTCTGGTCAGATCATGGATATAATGTGGGTCAGCACGGACAATGGATGAAACAAAGTTTGTTTGAGAATTCTGCACGTGTTCCTTTGATCATTTCTGTGCCTGGTGGTAATAAGGGAAAAGTTTCCGGTCGCACTGTTGAATTGCTTGATATTTATCCAACATTAGCGGATTTATGCGGACTGGATCCAAAGCAGAAATTGCAGGGAAAAAGTTTAATGCCATTGCTTAAAACGCCGACAGCAAAATGGGACAAGCCTGCCTATACACAGGTTTTACGTGGTAAAATAATGGGAAGAAGTGTGAGAACAGAACGCTATCGCTACACGGAATGGGACGAGGGAAAAGCGGGTGTTGAGCTCTATGATCACCAGAAAGATCCGGATGAATTTTACAATCTTGCCAAGTCCGTTGCGCAGGCTAAAACGGTAAATGAACTTGCTATGTTACTGAAAAAAGCTTTTTCTGCACAACCATAA